One segment of Herbaspirillum hiltneri N3 DNA contains the following:
- the prmC gene encoding peptide chain release factor N(5)-glutamine methyltransferase, whose product MRDFPGIAAGASLGDALKNAPLDTLENRILLGHALQLSRIQLITQSERLLTDDEAVRLTALYRRRLQGEPIAYIVGEREFFGLAMAVTPDVLIPRPDTELLVELALERLPQQGKALDMGTGSGAIAVAIAHTRPDADMTALDVSEGALKVAASNAQRHGAKVRFLRSDWYSALTGAVREFDLIVSNPPYIVAGDAHLAQGDLRFEPIGALTDHADGLSALRTIIDGAAGYLKNGGWLLMEHGYDQAEAVRELLARGGFTDVQSWNDLAGIARVSGGKIAI is encoded by the coding sequence GTGCGTGATTTTCCCGGTATTGCCGCAGGTGCGAGTCTGGGCGACGCGCTCAAGAACGCGCCGCTCGACACGCTGGAAAATCGCATCCTGCTGGGCCATGCGCTGCAACTGTCACGCATCCAGCTGATCACCCAATCGGAACGCCTGCTCACCGACGACGAAGCTGTGCGGCTGACCGCGCTGTATCGCCGCCGCCTGCAAGGCGAACCGATTGCCTATATCGTCGGCGAGCGTGAATTCTTCGGCCTCGCGATGGCCGTCACGCCGGATGTATTGATCCCCCGTCCCGATACGGAATTGCTGGTGGAACTGGCGCTGGAGCGTTTGCCGCAACAGGGCAAGGCGCTCGACATGGGCACCGGATCCGGCGCCATTGCGGTCGCCATTGCGCACACGCGCCCGGATGCCGACATGACGGCGCTCGACGTCAGTGAAGGCGCCTTGAAAGTGGCGGCAAGCAATGCGCAGCGGCACGGCGCCAAAGTGCGTTTTTTGCGCAGCGACTGGTACTCGGCCTTGACAGGCGCCGTACGGGAATTTGACCTGATCGTTTCCAACCCACCCTACATCGTCGCCGGCGACGCCCATCTTGCACAAGGCGATTTGCGCTTCGAACCGATCGGCGCGCTGACCGATCATGCCGACGGCTTGTCGGCATTGCGCACCATCATCGACGGCGCAGCAGGATATTTGAAGAATGGCGGATGGCTGCTGATGGAGCACGGTTACGATCAGGCCGAAGCCGTGCGTGAACTGCTTGCGCGGGGAGGTTTTACGGACGTGCAGAGCTGGAACGACCTGGCGGGAATTGCGCGCGTGAGCGGCGGCAAGATCGCCATCTGA
- a CDS encoding disulfide bond formation protein B, with protein sequence MQRSKSLLLLVALACIALLGIALYLQIVEEMLPCPLCIIQRYLFAAIALICIIFAFLPPRAAKTGAGLGLLAALGGVGTAGWHLWVQAHPGTSCGIDPLETSLNNVPTANLFPLLFKADGLCATPYPFLGLSIPQWSLICFVLIAAVLASRAFKRG encoded by the coding sequence ATGCAACGTTCAAAATCCCTGCTCCTACTCGTCGCCCTTGCGTGCATCGCCCTGCTCGGCATCGCTCTCTATCTCCAGATCGTCGAGGAGATGCTGCCCTGCCCGCTGTGCATCATCCAGCGTTACCTCTTCGCCGCCATCGCACTGATCTGCATCATTTTCGCTTTCCTGCCGCCGCGCGCCGCCAAAACCGGCGCCGGGCTGGGCCTGCTGGCGGCGCTGGGCGGCGTCGGGACGGCCGGCTGGCACCTGTGGGTGCAGGCGCATCCCGGCACTTCCTGCGGCATCGATCCGCTGGAGACTTCTCTCAATAACGTGCCGACTGCCAATCTGTTTCCGCTACTGTTCAAAGCCGACGGCCTGTGCGCAACACCGTATCCTTTCCTCGGCCTGTCGATACCGCAATGGTCGCTGATCTGCTTCGTGCTGATCGCCGCCGTACTGGCGTCCCGCGCCTTCAAGCGCGGCTGA
- a CDS encoding indolepyruvate ferredoxin oxidoreductase family protein yields the protein MNAPLPSSERLLLDDISLDDKYSLERGRVFMTGIQALIRLPMLQRQHDLQAGLNTAGYVTGYRGSPLGTVDQTAAKAKKYLDAAHVKFHPGMNEDLAATAVWGTQQVNMFPGAQYDGVFSLWYGKGPGVDRCGDVFKHANMAGTSQHGGVLVIAGDDHAAKSSTTAHQSEHILKACGIPVLYPSSVQEYLDYGLHGWAMSRYTGLWVSLKCVTDIVESGMSVEIDPQRVQPVIPTDFELPPGGVNIRQPDTVLEQETRMNVYKWYAALAYARVNKLNQIIWDSPRARIGIVTAGKSYLDTRQALYDLGIDEQIARDIGIRLYKIGMTWPLEAEGVREFAQGLDEILVVEEKRQILEYQIKEELYNWRDDVRPRVVGKFDDTGEWSGSPREGHGNWLLPATYELSPAQIARAIATRISKYYAGHPIEQRVKARIAFLEAKEATLNVSTKPDPNKDRIPHFCSGCPHNTSTKLPDGSRALAGIGCHYMVTWMDRESTIFSHMGGEGVTWVGQAPFTSEKHVFSNLGDGTYFHSGLLAVRAAVAGKVNMTYKILYNDAVAMTGGQEFDGPLDPAMISRQLAAENVRPIIVVTDEPDKYPAGTPWAEGVTIRHRSELDAVQRELREVPGVSAMIYDQTCASEKRRRRKRDAYPDPAKRAVINEAVCEGCGDCSVQSNCLSVEPLETEFGRKRQINQSSCNKDYSCVNGFCPSFVTVEGGKLKKAKRVAVEKTEAAAQGPTLPEPQLPAMGDTYGIVVTGIGGTGVITIGQILAMAAHVEGKACSVLDMSGLAQKGGPVMSHVRLSERADDLYSTRVGTGAADLVIGCDVIVTASRDALSRMGEGRTHAAVNATRMPTAAFVRNPDWQFPAESAEGSIQSACGKERVALIDAGNIATALMGDAIATNMFMLGYAWQRGWVPLSEGAILKAIELNALSVEFNKQAFGWGRAAAHDADMVAQAARRNGMTAQVIDFKRPPSLEEVLARRIDFLTHYQNAAYARQYSDFVARAQQAEAALGEAGKAMKFSTAVATYLFKLMAYKDEYEVARLYTAPAFREKIAGMFEGDYQLKFHLAPPLLARHDSNGHLIKKEYGSWMMRAFGVLAKLRFLRGTPLDVFGYTAERKQERDLIAQYSRTIGDLLGRLSADNLAQAVAIARIPEDIRGYGHVKERHLKAARQKEADLLRMFDAGQTPHMPEGGKQAA from the coding sequence ATGAACGCACCCCTACCTTCCAGCGAACGTCTGTTGCTGGATGACATTTCCCTGGACGACAAATATTCGCTGGAGCGCGGCCGCGTTTTCATGACCGGCATCCAGGCGCTGATACGGCTGCCGATGTTGCAGCGGCAACACGACCTCCAGGCCGGATTGAATACTGCCGGCTACGTCACCGGTTATCGCGGCTCTCCTTTGGGCACGGTCGACCAGACCGCCGCCAAGGCGAAGAAATATCTCGACGCCGCGCACGTCAAATTCCATCCCGGCATGAACGAAGACCTGGCCGCCACCGCCGTGTGGGGTACCCAGCAGGTCAATATGTTCCCGGGCGCGCAATACGACGGCGTGTTTTCGCTGTGGTACGGCAAGGGCCCCGGCGTCGATCGCTGCGGCGACGTCTTCAAGCATGCCAACATGGCCGGCACCTCGCAGCACGGCGGCGTGCTGGTGATCGCCGGCGACGACCACGCCGCCAAGTCGTCCACCACCGCGCATCAGAGCGAACACATCCTCAAGGCCTGCGGCATTCCGGTGCTGTATCCGTCATCGGTGCAGGAGTATCTCGACTACGGCCTGCACGGTTGGGCCATGAGCCGCTACACCGGCTTGTGGGTGTCGCTCAAATGCGTGACCGACATCGTTGAATCCGGCATGTCGGTGGAGATCGATCCGCAGCGCGTGCAGCCGGTCATTCCCACCGATTTCGAACTGCCGCCGGGCGGCGTCAACATCCGCCAGCCCGATACCGTGCTCGAGCAAGAGACGCGCATGAACGTCTACAAGTGGTACGCGGCACTGGCTTATGCGCGCGTCAACAAGCTCAACCAGATCATCTGGGACAGCCCGCGTGCGCGCATCGGTATCGTCACCGCCGGCAAGTCCTATCTCGACACGCGCCAGGCGCTCTACGATCTCGGCATCGATGAACAGATCGCCCGCGATATCGGCATCCGCCTCTACAAGATCGGCATGACCTGGCCGCTGGAAGCCGAAGGCGTGCGCGAGTTCGCGCAAGGCCTGGACGAAATCCTGGTGGTCGAGGAGAAGCGCCAGATTCTCGAATACCAGATCAAGGAAGAACTCTATAACTGGCGCGACGATGTGCGTCCGCGCGTGGTCGGCAAGTTCGACGACACCGGCGAATGGAGCGGCTCGCCGCGCGAAGGTCACGGCAACTGGCTGCTTCCCGCCACCTACGAGCTGAGCCCGGCGCAGATCGCGCGCGCCATCGCCACGCGCATTTCCAAGTACTATGCCGGCCATCCGATCGAGCAGCGCGTCAAGGCGCGCATCGCTTTCCTCGAAGCCAAGGAAGCCACGCTCAATGTCAGCACCAAGCCTGATCCGAACAAGGACCGCATCCCGCATTTCTGCTCGGGCTGCCCGCACAACACGTCGACCAAATTGCCTGACGGCAGCCGCGCGCTGGCCGGCATCGGCTGCCATTACATGGTGACCTGGATGGATCGCGAATCGACCATCTTCTCGCACATGGGCGGCGAGGGTGTGACCTGGGTCGGCCAGGCACCGTTCACCAGCGAGAAGCATGTGTTCTCCAACCTCGGCGACGGCACGTATTTCCATTCGGGCCTGCTGGCCGTGCGCGCCGCTGTGGCGGGCAAGGTCAACATGACGTACAAGATCCTGTACAACGACGCGGTCGCCATGACCGGCGGCCAAGAGTTCGACGGTCCGCTCGATCCGGCCATGATCTCGCGCCAGCTGGCCGCCGAGAACGTGCGCCCGATCATCGTCGTGACCGACGAGCCGGACAAGTACCCGGCCGGTACGCCGTGGGCCGAAGGCGTGACCATCCGCCATCGCAGCGAACTCGATGCCGTGCAGCGCGAACTGCGCGAAGTGCCGGGTGTGTCCGCCATGATCTACGACCAGACCTGCGCCTCGGAAAAGCGCCGCCGCCGCAAACGCGACGCCTATCCCGATCCGGCCAAGCGCGCCGTCATCAATGAAGCAGTATGCGAAGGCTGCGGCGATTGCAGCGTGCAATCCAACTGCCTCTCGGTGGAACCGCTGGAAACCGAATTCGGCCGCAAGCGCCAGATCAATCAATCGTCGTGCAACAAGGATTACTCATGCGTGAACGGCTTCTGCCCGAGCTTCGTCACGGTGGAAGGCGGCAAGCTCAAAAAGGCCAAGCGCGTCGCGGTTGAAAAGACCGAAGCAGCCGCGCAGGGACCGACCTTGCCCGAACCGCAATTACCGGCCATGGGCGACACCTACGGCATCGTCGTCACCGGCATTGGCGGTACCGGCGTGATCACCATCGGCCAGATCCTGGCGATGGCGGCGCACGTCGAAGGCAAGGCCTGCTCGGTGCTCGACATGAGCGGGCTGGCGCAGAAGGGCGGTCCGGTGATGTCGCATGTGCGCTTGTCGGAACGCGCCGACGATCTGTATTCGACGCGCGTGGGCACCGGCGCGGCGGATCTGGTGATCGGCTGCGACGTAATCGTCACCGCCAGCCGCGACGCTTTGTCGCGCATGGGCGAGGGACGCACGCATGCCGCCGTCAACGCGACCCGCATGCCGACCGCAGCTTTCGTGCGCAATCCGGACTGGCAGTTCCCGGCGGAGTCCGCCGAGGGCAGCATCCAGAGCGCCTGCGGCAAAGAGCGCGTGGCCCTGATCGACGCCGGCAACATCGCCACCGCGCTGATGGGCGACGCCATCGCCACCAACATGTTCATGCTCGGGTATGCATGGCAGCGCGGCTGGGTACCGTTGTCGGAAGGCGCCATCCTCAAGGCCATCGAGCTCAATGCCTTGTCGGTCGAGTTCAACAAGCAGGCCTTCGGCTGGGGCCGCGCCGCCGCGCACGATGCCGACATGGTGGCGCAAGCCGCCCGTCGCAACGGCATGACGGCGCAGGTAATCGACTTCAAGCGTCCGCCTTCGCTGGAAGAAGTGCTGGCCAGGCGGATCGATTTCCTCACGCACTATCAGAATGCCGCTTACGCGCGCCAGTACAGCGATTTCGTCGCCCGGGCGCAGCAGGCGGAAGCCGCGTTGGGCGAAGCCGGCAAGGCGATGAAGTTCAGCACGGCAGTCGCGACCTATCTGTTCAAGCTGATGGCCTACAAGGATGAATACGAAGTCGCGCGCCTCTACACCGCGCCGGCCTTCCGCGAAAAGATCGCCGGCATGTTCGAGGGCGACTACCAGTTGAAATTCCATCTGGCGCCGCCGCTGCTGGCCAGGCATGACAGCAACGGCCACCTGATCAAGAAGGAATACGGCTCGTGGATGATGCGCGCCTTCGGCGTGCTGGCGAAGCTGCGTTTCCTGCGCGGCACGCCGCTCGACGTCTTCGGCTATACCGCTGAACGCAAGCAGGAGCGCGATCTGATTGCTCAGTACAGCCGCACCATCGGCGACCTGCTGGGCAGGCTCAGCGCCGACAACCTGGCGCAGGCGGTGGCGATTGCGCGTATTCCCGAAGATATCCGCGGCTATGGCCATGTCAAGGAACGCCACCTGAAGGCGGCCAGACAGAAGGAAGCGGATTTGCTGCGCATGTTCGATGCCGGGCAGACGCCGCATATGCCGGAAGGCGGCAAACAGGCAGCCTGA